A single Streptomyces sannanensis DNA region contains:
- a CDS encoding ribose-5-phosphate isomerase, giving the protein MRVYLGSDHAGYELKNHLVEWLRAHGHEPVDCGPHIYDAQDDYPPFCLRAAEKTAADPDSLGIVIGGSGNGEQIAANKVKGVRAALAWSEQTAALGREHNNANVVAVGARMHSRDEATTFVEIFLKTPYSGDERHTRRIEMLSAYETEGTMPPIPAHHPQQD; this is encoded by the coding sequence ATGCGCGTGTACCTCGGCTCCGACCATGCCGGCTACGAACTCAAGAACCACCTCGTCGAGTGGCTCCGGGCCCACGGCCACGAGCCCGTCGACTGCGGCCCCCACATCTACGACGCCCAGGACGACTACCCGCCCTTCTGCCTCCGCGCCGCCGAGAAGACCGCCGCGGACCCGGACAGCCTCGGCATCGTGATCGGCGGCTCGGGCAACGGCGAGCAGATCGCCGCCAACAAGGTCAAGGGTGTCCGGGCAGCGCTGGCCTGGAGCGAGCAGACGGCCGCCCTCGGCCGTGAGCACAACAACGCCAACGTGGTGGCGGTCGGCGCCCGCATGCACAGCCGGGACGAGGCGACGACCTTCGTCGAGATCTTCCTGAAGACGCCGTACTCGGGTGACGAGCGCCACACCCGCCGCATCGAGATGCTCTCGGCGTACGAGACCGAGGGCACCATGCCCCCTATCCCGGCCCACCACCCCCAGCAGGACTGA
- a CDS encoding Fpg/Nei family DNA glycosylase: MPEGHTIHRLAEDHLDRFAGRRVRVSSPQGRFSGSAALLDGSVLDGVDAHGKHLFLGFDRDGWVHIHLGLFGKLGFGAATAPPATDTVRLRIANDDHYADLRGPTTCALITEAEKQAIHDRLGPDPLRRNDDPGKAWQRISRSRTTIAALLMDQKVIAGVGNVYRAEVLFRHGIDPYLPGKDLTEKAWDAIWADLVALMREGVRNNRIDTVRPEHTPEAMGRPPRVDDHGGEVYVYRRANMPCHICGGEIRTAGLAARNLFWCPSCQGTSGHVEIHA, encoded by the coding sequence ATGCCCGAAGGGCACACCATCCACCGGCTCGCCGAGGACCACCTCGACCGCTTCGCCGGCCGGCGGGTGCGGGTCAGCAGCCCGCAGGGCAGGTTCTCCGGCAGCGCGGCGCTGCTCGACGGCTCCGTGCTGGACGGCGTGGACGCGCACGGCAAGCACCTGTTCCTGGGCTTCGACCGGGACGGCTGGGTCCACATCCATCTCGGGCTCTTCGGCAAGCTCGGCTTCGGCGCCGCCACCGCCCCGCCCGCCACGGACACCGTGCGCCTGCGCATTGCGAACGACGATCACTACGCCGACCTGCGCGGCCCGACGACCTGCGCGCTGATCACCGAGGCCGAGAAGCAGGCCATACACGACCGCCTCGGCCCGGACCCGCTCCGCCGGAACGACGACCCGGGCAAGGCATGGCAGCGGATCTCCCGGAGCCGTACCACGATCGCCGCGCTCCTCATGGACCAGAAGGTCATCGCGGGCGTCGGCAACGTCTACCGGGCCGAGGTGCTGTTCCGGCACGGAATCGACCCCTATCTTCCCGGGAAGGACCTCACCGAGAAGGCGTGGGACGCCATCTGGGCCGATCTCGTCGCCCTGATGCGCGAGGGGGTGCGGAACAACCGGATCGACACGGTCCGCCCCGAGCACACCCCGGAGGCGATGGGCCGCCCGCCGCGCGTCGACGACCACGGCGGCGAGGTGTACGTCTATCGCAGGGCCAACATGCCCTGCCACATCTGTGGCGGCGAGATCCGCACCGCCGGTCTCGCCGCCCGCAACCTCTTCTGGTGCCCCTCCTGCCAGGGCACCTCAGGGCACGTGGAAATCCACGCCTAG
- a CDS encoding amino acid permease, which produces MPTQPTLERVSDHTGDPGQSPSSDGLKAGLKNRHLSMIAIGGVIGAGLFVGSASGIAAAGPAILISYAVVGMMVVFVMRMLGEMAAAYPSSGSFSAYADRALGRWAGFSIGWLYWFFWVVVLAVEATAGAVILNGWIPAVPQWAWALIVMIVLTATNLGSVASYGEFEFWFAGIKVVAIAAFVVIGGLAAFGLLPGSDNPGAGLAHLTDAGGFMPNGAGSILTGILMVVFSFMGSEIVTLAAGESAEPQRAVTKATNSVIWRIGIFYLGSIFVVLILLPWNDPSIAEKGSYVAALDSIGIPHAGEIMNVIVLTAVLSCLNSALYTASRMAFSLGQRGDAPKSFARTNSRGVPQVAILASVVFGFAAVFFNYKWPDTVFAFLLNSSGAVALFVWLVICFTQLKFRGIILREAPEKLVVKMWLFPYLTWATIGMISFVVVYMLFDASGREQMVLSLLVAAIVVGIAVVRERLGAGQRGAKDEITLS; this is translated from the coding sequence ATGCCCACGCAGCCGACCCTCGAGAGGGTGAGCGATCACACCGGAGACCCCGGCCAGTCGCCCTCCTCCGACGGCCTGAAGGCCGGCCTCAAGAACCGCCACCTCTCCATGATCGCCATCGGCGGTGTCATCGGCGCCGGCCTCTTCGTGGGCTCCGCATCCGGTATCGCCGCCGCCGGCCCCGCCATCCTCATCTCCTACGCCGTCGTCGGCATGATGGTCGTCTTCGTGATGCGCATGCTGGGAGAGATGGCCGCCGCGTACCCGAGCTCCGGCTCCTTCTCGGCCTACGCGGACCGCGCGCTGGGCCGCTGGGCGGGCTTCTCGATCGGCTGGCTGTACTGGTTCTTCTGGGTCGTGGTGCTCGCCGTCGAGGCGACCGCCGGCGCGGTCATCCTCAACGGCTGGATCCCGGCGGTGCCGCAGTGGGCCTGGGCGCTCATCGTGATGATCGTGCTGACGGCCACCAACCTCGGCTCGGTGGCCTCCTACGGCGAGTTCGAGTTCTGGTTCGCCGGCATCAAGGTCGTCGCGATCGCCGCGTTCGTCGTGATCGGTGGCCTGGCGGCCTTCGGGCTGCTGCCCGGATCGGACAACCCCGGCGCAGGTCTGGCGCACCTCACCGACGCCGGCGGCTTCATGCCCAACGGCGCGGGGTCCATCCTCACCGGCATCCTGATGGTCGTCTTCTCCTTCATGGGCAGCGAGATCGTCACCCTCGCCGCCGGCGAGTCCGCGGAACCGCAGCGTGCGGTCACCAAGGCCACCAACAGCGTGATCTGGCGGATCGGCATCTTCTACCTCGGCTCGATCTTCGTGGTGCTGATACTGCTTCCCTGGAACGACCCGTCGATCGCCGAGAAGGGCTCGTACGTCGCCGCGCTCGACTCCATCGGCATCCCGCATGCCGGCGAGATCATGAACGTGATCGTGCTGACCGCGGTGCTGTCCTGCCTGAACTCCGCTCTGTACACCGCCTCGCGCATGGCCTTCTCGCTGGGTCAGCGCGGCGACGCGCCGAAGTCCTTCGCCCGTACGAACTCGCGGGGCGTGCCACAGGTCGCGATCCTCGCATCCGTGGTCTTCGGCTTCGCCGCCGTCTTCTTCAACTACAAGTGGCCGGACACGGTCTTCGCCTTCCTGCTGAACTCGTCCGGTGCGGTGGCGCTGTTCGTCTGGCTGGTCATCTGCTTCACGCAGCTGAAGTTCCGCGGGATCATCCTGCGCGAGGCGCCGGAGAAGCTGGTCGTGAAGATGTGGCTGTTCCCGTACCTGACCTGGGCGACCATCGGCATGATCTCGTTCGTGGTGGTCTACATGCTCTTCGACGCATCCGGTCGCGAGCAGATGGTGCTGTCGCTGCTGGTGGCCGCGATCGTGGTCGGCATCGCGGTGGTGCGCGAACGGCTCGGCGCCGGTCAGAGGGGTGCGAAGGACGAGATCACCCTGTCGTAG
- a CDS encoding PP2C family protein-serine/threonine phosphatase: MARNARADSFTARMHKTMHRARTALRKSAVDYFRGDGSDWLALVGLMLTVPALACGTVAMPEWCSPAALVLPIVAGGLLLRPASLLGLYAASAVALLVESVQLGQDIPGPAGAAVTPGTVLVVAACGFFGLLIAQFRARVGVPWRRGGTMLFDLRERIRVQSALPRLPRGWHHEMALRPAGGQSFSGDFVVAARTNGGRTLEVVLTDVSGKGMDAGSRALLLSGAFGGLLGSLPPHGFLPAANGYLLRQDWDEGFATSVHLVLDLDSGDYELLSAGHLPALQLNAGSGRWEEKVAEGPLLGVYDAAEFHPVKGTLRPGDVLMLFTDGLVETSDREISEGIDRLTGEADRYVASGFEGAAWHLIEAVAKDVNDDRALLLLCREG; this comes from the coding sequence ATGGCAAGAAATGCGCGAGCAGATTCGTTCACGGCCCGGATGCACAAAACGATGCACCGGGCCCGTACAGCGCTGCGCAAATCCGCCGTCGACTACTTCCGCGGCGACGGCTCCGACTGGCTGGCCCTCGTCGGCCTGATGCTCACCGTCCCCGCCCTCGCCTGCGGCACCGTCGCCATGCCGGAGTGGTGCTCCCCGGCCGCGCTGGTCCTGCCCATCGTCGCCGGCGGACTGCTGCTGCGGCCCGCCAGCCTGCTGGGCCTGTACGCCGCCTCCGCCGTCGCCCTCCTCGTCGAATCGGTCCAGCTCGGCCAGGACATCCCCGGCCCGGCCGGCGCGGCCGTCACACCGGGCACCGTGCTCGTCGTCGCGGCCTGCGGCTTCTTCGGGCTGCTGATCGCCCAGTTCCGGGCCAGGGTCGGGGTGCCGTGGCGGCGCGGCGGCACCATGCTCTTCGACCTCCGCGAACGCATCAGGGTGCAGAGCGCCCTGCCCAGGCTCCCCCGCGGCTGGCACCACGAGATGGCCCTGCGGCCGGCCGGCGGCCAGTCCTTCTCCGGCGACTTCGTGGTCGCGGCCCGCACCAACGGCGGGCGGACCCTCGAGGTCGTCCTGACCGATGTGTCGGGCAAGGGCATGGACGCGGGCTCGCGGGCACTGCTGCTCTCCGGAGCCTTCGGCGGACTCCTCGGCTCCCTGCCCCCGCACGGATTCCTCCCCGCCGCCAACGGCTACCTCCTGCGCCAGGACTGGGACGAGGGCTTCGCCACCTCCGTCCATCTCGTGCTCGACCTGGACTCCGGCGACTACGAACTGCTCTCGGCCGGCCATCTGCCGGCCTTGCAGCTGAACGCGGGCAGCGGCCGCTGGGAGGAGAAGGTGGCCGAGGGCCCGCTGCTGGGCGTCTACGACGCCGCCGAATTTCACCCGGTCAAGGGCACACTCCGGCCCGGCGATGTGCTGATGCTCTTCACGGACGGCCTGGTCGAGACCTCCGACCGGGAGATCAGCGAGGGCATCGACCGGCTGACGGGCGAGGCCGACCGCTATGTCGCCTCCGGCTTCGAGGGCGCGGCCTGGCACCTGATCGAGGCGGTCGCGAAGGACGTCAACGACGACCGGGCGCTGCTGCTCCTCTGCCGCGAAGGCTAG